The Arachis ipaensis cultivar K30076 chromosome B07, Araip1.1, whole genome shotgun sequence genome includes a window with the following:
- the LOC110265154 gene encoding protein FAR1-RELATED SEQUENCE 6-like: MTGAIRKVLPDTVHRWCIWHILKKSQFKFGGYARYRELNNKMNHIMYNSPSADSFEVDWTEFIKEFDLGQNRWLTDLYANRRKWVSIFFKSEFCAEVDRVPSCYVLPRWSKNIMHKHTYIKSSHDVARTDEGHNLFRRLCLEFYNVAQEFITCDEEAAILRSALWDAKTKLTDYCTRMHLTTVAAT; encoded by the exons ATGACCGGTGCTATTAGGAAGGTCCTACCAGATACTGTCCACCGATGGTGCATCTGGCACATACTGAAGAAGTCACAATTCAAGTTTGGAGGTTACGCTAGGTACAGAGAATTGAATAATAAGATGAATCACATTATGTATAATTCTCCTTCTGCTGACTCTTTTGAAGTTGATTGGACTGAATTCATCAAAGAATTTGACCTAGGTCAGAACAGATGGTTAACAG ACCTTTATGCCAATCGACGGAAGTGGGTTTCAATATTCTTCAAGAGTGAATTTTGTGCCG AAGTTGACAGAGTACCGAGCTGCTATGTTCTTCCTCGATGGAGTAAGAACATCATGCACAAGCACACCTACATTAAGAGTAGCCATGATGTGGCTCGAACCGATGAAGGCCACAACCTGTTTAGGCGTTTGTGCTTAGAGTTCTATAACGTTGCTCAAGAGTTCATTACTTGTGATGAGGAAGCAGCCATCTTGCGATCTGCCCTTTGGGATGCAAAGACCAAGCTGACTGATTACTGTACCAGGATGCATTTGACTACTGTTGCTGCAACATAG
- the LOC107606180 gene encoding protein DETOXIFICATION 27 isoform X2 has product MVGSNSGSGTIIINEAESPLLHQPHDEATLIQRTCSESNSLWQIAAPSIFTRLAMFSITVVTQSFAGHLSDIDLAAFSISCTVLISITFGFLLGMASALETLCGQAYGARKHHMLGIYLQRSWLVLFFSSLFMIPIFVFASPILKFIGQPSAVAERTGLVAIWLIPLHLSFPFQFSLQRFLQCQLKTRVAAWMAGVSLAIHVAVSLVFVSKMKVGIVGAALSIGFSWWVSVVGMLSYTLFGGCKDTWTGFSSEAFLGLWEFFKLSFASGIMLLLENFYYRLLLIMSGYMDNSEVAIDALSVCNTIYAWESMIPLGFLAASGVRVANELGAGNAKGAKFATAISLLNTVVVGFIFWLIIMIFNENLALIFTSSSAIVQMVNELSIMLAFTILINCLQPVLSGVAVGCGNQAIVAYINIASYYLMGMPLGILLGWLLPSGIIVLKAQVIVKEKSLVSNQ; this is encoded by the exons ATGGTGGGCAGTAACAGTGGCAGTGGTACTATCATCATCAACGAAGCAGAGAGTCCCTTGCTACATCAACCCCACGACGAAGCCACTCTCATACAACGAACATGCTCCGAATCAAACAGCCTTTGGCAAATTGCTGCCCCTTCCATCTTCACCCGCCTTGCCATGTTCTCCATCACCGTCGTCACGCAGTCCTTCGCCGGCCACCTCTCCGACATCGACCTCGCCGCCTTCTCCATTTCCTGCACCGTTCTCATCTCCATCACCTTCGGATTCTTG CTGGGCATGGCGAGCGCGCTTGAAACCCTCTGCGGCCAAGCTTACGGTGCCAGAAAGCATCACATGCTGGGAATCTACCTGCAACGCTCGTGGCtcgttctcttcttctcttcGCTCTTCATGATTCCGATCTTCGTGTTCGCATCTCCGATCTTGAAGTTCATTGGACAGCCTTCAGCGGTTGCAGAACGCACCGGTTTGGTTGCCATATGGCTGATCCCTCTTCACCTCAGCTTTCCCTTCCAATTCTCGCTGCAGAGATTCTTGCAGTGTCAGCTCAAGACACGTGTCGCGGCGTGGATGGCAGGTGTTTCGCTTGCCATCCACGTGGCAGTGAGTTTGGTTTTTGTGTCCAAGATGAAGGTTGGGATTGTTGGTGCTGCGCTTTCTATTGGGTTCTCGTGGTGGGTTTCGGTTGTGGGAATGCTTTCGTACACTCTCTTTGGTGGGTGTAAAGATACATGGACTGGTTTCTCTTCTGAAGCTTTTCTTGGACTCTGGGAATTCTTCAAGTTATCTTTTGCTTCTGGCATCATGCTTCT GTTAGAGAATTTCTATTACAGGTTGTTGCTTATAATGTCGGGTTATATGGACAACTCTGAGGTTGCTATCGATGCTCTTTCGGTTTG TAATACTATTTATGCTTGGGAATCCATGATACCTCTTGGATTTTTGGCTGCATCCGG GGTGCGTGTAGCAAATGAGCTTGGCGCAGGCAACGCAAAAGGGGCAAAATTTGCAACAGCTATTTCATTGCTAAACACTGTGGTGGTGGGATTTATATTTTGGTTGATAATTATGATCTTCAATGAGAATCTTGCTTTGATCTTTACATCAAGCTCCGCTATTGTCCAAATGGTCAATGAGCTGTCAATCATGTTGGCTTTTACAATTCTAATTAATTGCCTCCAACCCGTTCTTTCAG GGGTAGCAGTGGGATGTGGAAATCAAGCAATAGTGGCATACATTAACATTGCAAGTTACTATTTGATGGGAATGCCTCTTGGGATCCTCCTAGGCTGGTTGCTGCCTTCGGGTATTATT GTACTGAAAGCACAAGTTATTGTCAAGGAGAAATCACTAGTCTCCAACCAGTAA
- the LOC107607886 gene encoding protein FAR1-RELATED SEQUENCE 5-like: MHVKCVITDNDEVGIRPNETYLVLANEIGGSSNLSFSENDVRNYITRTLRCADDNADFKKMMNYFVRMKEINPNFFYAIDVDDANKFRSALWVDVRCRASYEYYGDVVSFDTTYRRNMHSLPFASFVGVNYHGKSTLLGCALLGSEEIPSFEWVFM; the protein is encoded by the exons ATGCATGTTAAGTGCGTCATTACGGATAACGACGAGGTTGGTATAAGACCCAACGAGACGTATCTAGTACTGGCAAACGAGATTGGCGGATCTTCAAACCTGAGTTTTTCAGAAAATGATGTCAGAAATTACATCACAAGAACACTCCGATGTGCTGATGACAATGCGGACTTTAAGAAGATGATGAATTATTTTGTTCGAATGAAAGAGATCAATCCCAACTTCTTTTATGCAATAGACGTTGACGATGCTAATAAGTTTAGGAGTGCACTCTGGGTAGATGTAAGGTGCAGGGCTTCGTATGAATATTACGGAGATGTAGTGTCATTCGACACCACTTACAGAAGAAACAT GCATAGTCTACCGTTTGCATCCTTTGTCGGTGTAAACTACCATGGGAAGTCTACTCTTCTTGGTTGTGCTTTACTTGGGAGCGAGGAGATCCCTAGTTTTGAGTGGGTGTTCATGTAA
- the LOC107606180 gene encoding protein DETOXIFICATION 27 isoform X1, with translation MVGSNSGSGTIIINEAESPLLHQPHDEATLIQRTCSESNSLWQIAAPSIFTRLAMFSITVVTQSFAGHLSDIDLAAFSISCTVLISITFGFLLGMASALETLCGQAYGARKHHMLGIYLQRSWLVLFFSSLFMIPIFVFASPILKFIGQPSAVAERTGLVAIWLIPLHLSFPFQFSLQRFLQCQLKTRVAAWMAGVSLAIHVAVSLVFVSKMKVGIVGAALSIGFSWWVSVVGMLSYTLFGGCKDTWTGFSSEAFLGLWEFFKLSFASGIMLLLENFYYRLLLIMSGYMDNSEVAIDALSVCNTIYAWESMIPLGFLAASGVRVANELGAGNAKGAKFATAISLLNTVVVGFIFWLIIMIFNENLALIFTSSSAIVQMVNELSIMLAFTILINCLQPVLSGVAVGCGNQAIVAYINIASYYLMGMPLGILLGWLLPSGIIGMWTGMLSGTVVQTLILIIITMRCDWDKKVLKAQVIVKEKSLVSNQ, from the exons ATGGTGGGCAGTAACAGTGGCAGTGGTACTATCATCATCAACGAAGCAGAGAGTCCCTTGCTACATCAACCCCACGACGAAGCCACTCTCATACAACGAACATGCTCCGAATCAAACAGCCTTTGGCAAATTGCTGCCCCTTCCATCTTCACCCGCCTTGCCATGTTCTCCATCACCGTCGTCACGCAGTCCTTCGCCGGCCACCTCTCCGACATCGACCTCGCCGCCTTCTCCATTTCCTGCACCGTTCTCATCTCCATCACCTTCGGATTCTTG CTGGGCATGGCGAGCGCGCTTGAAACCCTCTGCGGCCAAGCTTACGGTGCCAGAAAGCATCACATGCTGGGAATCTACCTGCAACGCTCGTGGCtcgttctcttcttctcttcGCTCTTCATGATTCCGATCTTCGTGTTCGCATCTCCGATCTTGAAGTTCATTGGACAGCCTTCAGCGGTTGCAGAACGCACCGGTTTGGTTGCCATATGGCTGATCCCTCTTCACCTCAGCTTTCCCTTCCAATTCTCGCTGCAGAGATTCTTGCAGTGTCAGCTCAAGACACGTGTCGCGGCGTGGATGGCAGGTGTTTCGCTTGCCATCCACGTGGCAGTGAGTTTGGTTTTTGTGTCCAAGATGAAGGTTGGGATTGTTGGTGCTGCGCTTTCTATTGGGTTCTCGTGGTGGGTTTCGGTTGTGGGAATGCTTTCGTACACTCTCTTTGGTGGGTGTAAAGATACATGGACTGGTTTCTCTTCTGAAGCTTTTCTTGGACTCTGGGAATTCTTCAAGTTATCTTTTGCTTCTGGCATCATGCTTCT GTTAGAGAATTTCTATTACAGGTTGTTGCTTATAATGTCGGGTTATATGGACAACTCTGAGGTTGCTATCGATGCTCTTTCGGTTTG TAATACTATTTATGCTTGGGAATCCATGATACCTCTTGGATTTTTGGCTGCATCCGG GGTGCGTGTAGCAAATGAGCTTGGCGCAGGCAACGCAAAAGGGGCAAAATTTGCAACAGCTATTTCATTGCTAAACACTGTGGTGGTGGGATTTATATTTTGGTTGATAATTATGATCTTCAATGAGAATCTTGCTTTGATCTTTACATCAAGCTCCGCTATTGTCCAAATGGTCAATGAGCTGTCAATCATGTTGGCTTTTACAATTCTAATTAATTGCCTCCAACCCGTTCTTTCAG GGGTAGCAGTGGGATGTGGAAATCAAGCAATAGTGGCATACATTAACATTGCAAGTTACTATTTGATGGGAATGCCTCTTGGGATCCTCCTAGGCTGGTTGCTGCCTTCGGGTATTATT GGTATGTGGACGGGAATGTTGAGTGGAACGGTGGTTCAAACGTTGATTTTGATCATTATTACGATGAGATGTGATTGGGATAAAAAG GTACTGAAAGCACAAGTTATTGTCAAGGAGAAATCACTAGTCTCCAACCAGTAA
- the LOC107606179 gene encoding protein DETOXIFICATION 27, whose translation MKKHGAHEEHGNLTETLLLQHNDQKIQHQLWIETKKLWHIVGPSIFSRVATFTMNVVTQAFAGHLGELELASISIANTVIVGFNFGLLLGMASALETLCGQAFGAKKYGMLGIYMQRSWVVLFLCCFLLLPFYVFATPILKLLGQPDDVAEWSGVVAVWLIPLHFSFAFQFPLQRFLQCQLKTAVIAWVSLLGLVVNVVTSWLFIYVWDFGVVGAAIALNLSWWVLVIGMFAYTACGGCPLTWTGFSMEAFSGLWDFLKLSAASGVMLCLENWYYRILVLMTGQLENVTVAVDALSVCMTINGWEMMIPLAFFAGVGVRVANELGAGNGKGAKFATQVAVAQSIVIGVVFCVIIMIFHDQFAYLFTSSPQVLDAVDHMAFLLAITILLNSVQPILSGVAVGSGWQAYVAYINIGCYYVIGLPLGMIMGWIFKTGVGGIWGGMIFGGTGIQTLILIVVTSRCDWEKEAEEASSRVKKWSNSKSNDQLEGTSDPH comes from the exons ATGAAGAAACACGGCGCACACGAAGAACATGGCAACCTTACCGAAACCCTCCTCCTTCAACATAACGACCAAAAGATACAACATCAGCTCTGGATCGAGACCAAGAAGCTATGGCACATCGTGGGCCCCTCCATCTTCAGCCGCGTCGCCACCTTCACCATGAACGTCGTCACCCAAGCCTTCGCTGGACACCTCGGCGAACTCGAACTCGCCTCCATCTCCATCGCCAACACCGTCATTGTTGGCTTCAATTTTGGCCTCCTC TTGGGAATGGCCAGCGCGTTGGAGACACTGTGCGGGCAAGCGTTTGGGGCAAAAAAGTACGGCATGCTGGGGATATACATGCAGAGGTCATGGGTGGTTTTGTTTCTGTGCTGCTTCTTGCTCTTGCCATTTTACGTATTTGCCACTCCCATCTTGAAGCTTCTAGGGCAGCCTGATGACGTGGCGGAATGGAGTGGTGTGGTGGCTGTGTggctcatccctcttcacttcagCTTTGCATTCCAGTTCCCGCTGCAGAGGTTTCTTCAGTGCCAGCTCAAGACGGCGGTGATTGCGTGGGTTTCGTTGCTGGGCCTGGTGGTCAACGTGGTCACCAGCTGGCTGTTCATCTATGTGTGGGACTTTGGAGTTGTCGGTGCTGCCATTGCTCTGAATTTGTCCTGGTGGGTTCTTGTAATTGGGATGTTTGCTTATACTGCTTGCGGCGGTTGCCCATTGACTTGGACCGGTTTTTCCATGGAAGCGTTTTCTGGTCTCTGGGACTTTCTCAAACTCTCTGCTGCTTCTGGTGTCATGCTATG CTTAGAAAACTGGTATTACAGAATACTGGTGCTAATGACTGGACAGTTAGAGAATGTGACGGTTGCTGTTGATGCCTTGTCGGTATG TATGACTATCAATGGTTGGGAAATGATGATTCCCCTGGCTTTCTTCGCTGGTGTTGG AGTAAGGGTAGCAAATGAGCTAGGCGCAGGAAATGGGAAAGGAGCAAAATTTGCAACACAAGTGGCAGTGGCACAATCAATTGTGATTGGGGTTGTGTTCTGCGTGATAATAATGATTTTTCACGACCAATTCGCTTACTTATTCACCTCCAGTCCCCAAGTCCTTGATGCCGTTGACCACATGGCTTTCCTCTTAGCCATCACCATCCTCCTCAACAGTGTTCAACCCATTTTGTCAG GAGTGGCTGTTGGTTCGGGATGGCAAGCATATGTAGCATATATAAATATAGGGTGCTATTATGTTATTGGACTCCCTCTTGGAATGATCATGGGATGGATCTTCAAAACTGGCGTCGGA GGTATATGGGGAGGGATGATTTTTGGAGGCACTGGAATTCAGACGCTCATACTCATCGTTGTAACATCACGATGTGATTGGGAAAAGGAG GCTGAAGAAGCTAGTTCCCGGGTAAAGAAGTGGTCAAATTCTAAATCGAACGACCAACTAGAGGGCACCTCTGATCCCCATTAA